In the genome of Candoia aspera isolate rCanAsp1 chromosome 1, rCanAsp1.hap2, whole genome shotgun sequence, one region contains:
- the LYRM9 gene encoding LYR motif-containing protein 9, whose translation MAPLPGVELVKSPLQLYRYLLRCCRVLPEKNLQDHYKHTIRQSFKVHVDEDSPERIQQIIKRAIEDADWVMDKYKKPK comes from the exons ATGGCTCCTCTCCCGGGGGTGGAATTGGTGAAGAGCCCTTTGCAGTTGTACCGCTACCTGCTCCGTTGCTGCAGGGTTCTTCCTGAAAAGAACCTCCAGGATCATTACAAGCACACAATCCGGCAG AGCTTCAAAGTTCATGTCGATGAAGACAGTCCTGAGAGGATCCAGCAGATTATCAAAAGGGCCATCGAAGATGCTGACTGGGTAATGGACAAA